The Arachis hypogaea cultivar Tifrunner chromosome 14, arahy.Tifrunner.gnm2.J5K5, whole genome shotgun sequence genome has a segment encoding these proteins:
- the LOC140178513 gene encoding uncharacterized protein produces MRTIVWNCRSLGRPLTIHTLKGICKSHSPEIVFISETKNQSRQVEAKLRVCDYENWHIVNPAGVAGGLVLGWKDSINIQIINSGEFFVAAEIKEVGSSEVWVFIGIHLSCSEQIRSLQFEELTTMSQHLEEKVVIAGDFNAITSQAKKEGGGQKSATTIATFTNFIDSNKLVDIGMVERPFMWTN; encoded by the coding sequence ATGAGAACTATAGTTTGGAATTGTCGGAgtttggggagacccctgacaatTCACACTCTAAAAGGGATTTGTAAATCCCACTCCCCCGAGATTGTATTTATAAGTGAAACAAAGAACCAATCTCGACAGGTGGAAGCAAAACTTCGGGTATGCGACTACGAAAACTGGCATATTGTTAACCCGGCAGGAGTGGCAGGAGGACTTGTGCTAGGTTGGAAGGACAGCATCAATATTCAAATTATTAACAGTGGAGAATTCTTTGTGGCAGCCGAAATTAAGGAAGTCGGAAGCAGTGAGGTATGGGTGTTCATTGGTATCCATTTGAGTTGTTCGGAACAAATTCGATCCTTACAGTTTGAGGAGCTTACAACAATGAGTCAACACCTGGAAGAAAAAGTGGTAATAGCAGGCGATTTTAATGCTATAACAAGCCAAGCGAAAAAGGAGGGTGGAGGCCAAAAATCAGCAACCACCATTGCAACATTCACTAATTTTATTGACAGTAACAAATTAGTGGATATTGGAATGGTGGAACGCCCTTTCATGTGGACAAATTGA
- the LOC112741722 gene encoding protein DETOXIFICATION 55-like encodes MVAVEKTSKPYPTTAEVVDEVKRMADIGFPIAAMSLVGYLKNMIMVVCMGRLGSLELAGGALAIGFTNITGYSVLSGLAIGMEPLCTQAFGSRNFSLVSITLKRTILMLLLASLPISILWLKLEPLMLCLHQDSEITRIASVYCYYSIPDLIANSFLHPIRIFLRSKGTTWPLMWSTFFSILIHIPVLAFFTFKLNLGVPGIAVSAFVANFNTLLFLLSYMVYTNISNNNKDSSSLSLFCPLSQSQKVVHGDAIFNNSCPTTLSRKEWGMLIRFSIQSCLGVCLEWWWYELMTILAGYLYNPRVALATAGIVIQTTSLMYTLPMALSASVSTRVGNELGAGQPERASLSTMVAIGMALATSVLGLLWTTLGREEWGRVFTSDSEVLELTITVLPIIGLCEIANCPQTTSVGILRGSARPGVGAGINFYSFYLVGAPVAIVLGFIWELGFVGMCYGLLSAQVACVVSILLVVYNTDWEMEALKAKSLVGIGYGGSLSRDTNHHGCRRQHQTVKCEECVVFIPHDEQQQQQQPKLIN; translated from the exons ATGGTTGCCGTGGAGAAAACCTCCAAGCCATACCCTACAACCGCAGAG GTAGTGGATGAGGTAAAGAGAATGGCAGACATAGGTTTCCCAATAGCAGCCATGAGCTTAGTGGGATACCTCAAGAACATGATCATGGTTGTATGCATGGGAAGGCTCGGGAGCCTCGAGTTAGCCGGTGGTGCTTTAGCCATCGGCTTCACTAATATCACCGGCTACTCCGTGCTCTCGGGCCTAGCCATAGGCATGGAGCCGCTTTGCACCCAAGCCTTCGGTTCTAGAAACTTCTCCTTGGTCTCCATCACATTGAAACGAACCATCCTAATGCTACTCCTAGCATCCCTACCCATTTCAATCTTGTGGCTAAAGCTTGAACCTTTGATGCTTTGCCTCCATCAAGATTCTGAAATAACACGAATTGCAAGCGTCTATTGCTACTATTCTATCCCTGACCTCATTGCTAATAGCTTCCTTCACCCTATACGTATTTTTCTACGTAGCAAAGGTACAACTTGGCCTCTAATGTGGTCCACTTTCTTCTCCATTCTCATACATATTCCAGTACTCGCTTTCTTCACCTTCAAACTCAACCTTGGTGTTCCCGGGATCGCGGTTTCGGCTTTTGTCGCAAATTTCAAcacacttttgtttcttctatcaTACATGGTATACACAAATATCTCAAACAACAATAAAGATTCGTCGTCGTTGTCGCTTTTTTGTCCCTTGTCACAATCTCAAAAGGTTGTCCATGGTGATGCTATCTTCAATAATTCTTGTCCAACAACTTTGAGTCGCAAAGAATGGGGGATGTTGATAAGATTTTCGATACAAAGTTGTCTTGGCGTGTGTTTGGAATGGTGGTGGTACGAGCTAATGACCATTCTAGCGGGTTATCTTTATAACCCGCGTGTGGCTCTCGCAACCGCCGGCATAGTGATACAGACAACTTCGTTGATGTACACTCTGCCGATGGCGCTGAGCGCGTCCGTTTCCACTCGGGTTGGAAACGAACTGGGCGCGGGTCAACCCGAAAGGGCGAGCTTGTCCACCATGGTGGCCATAGGAATGGCACTAGCAACCTCAGTGTTGGGATTATTATGGACCACTCTAGGGAGAGAGGAATGGGGTAGGGTTTTCACAAGTGATAGTGAAGTGTTGGAACTTACAATTACGGTTTTGCCCATAATTGGATTATGTGAGATTGCAAATTGTCCACAAACAACAAGCGTTGGAATCCTTAGAGGGAGTGCTAGGCCTGGGGTTGGAGCTGGAATCAACTTCTATTCTTTCTACTTGGTTGGGGCACCCGTGGCAATTGTTTTGGGGtttatttgggaattagggtttgtgGGAATGTGTTATGGACTGCTATCGGCTCAGGTGGCTTGTGTTGTTTCCATCCTTCTTGTTGTGTATAACACCGATTGGGAAATGGAGGCGTTGAAAGCCAAAAGTTTGGTTGGAATTGGTTATGGTGGTTCGCTGTCACGTGACACAAATCATCATGGTTGTCGTCGACAACACCAAACAGTCAAATGTGAAGAATGTGTTGTCTTTATCCCTCACGacgaacagcaacaacaacaacaacccaaactgattaattga